One Malus domestica chromosome 11, GDT2T_hap1 genomic region harbors:
- the LOC103430176 gene encoding peptidyl-prolyl cis-trans isomerase CYP63-like isoform X2 encodes MSKKKNPRVFLDVSIDRAPVEQIVIELFADVVPKTAENFRALCTGEKGIGKSTGKPLHYKGSTFHRVIKGFMAQGGDFSNGNGTGGESIYGGKFADENFKLKHDGPGLLSMANAGPNTNGSQFFIIFRHQPHLDGKHVVFGKVVKGMDVVEKTEKVGTADGKPLETVKIVDCGEFSEIKIPVATEKEKEKGKKRKSGKVSSSEDSSDEEARGRRKKSLKERTKRRKYSSSDSYSSESESDSLDSDSDSSLSDSSSSGDGRRRKRKSVKKGKHQRSRKRRDGKKERKSRRHSKRSRRKSKRRSESSSDTESESSRSSRSSSDDDKDGPHVSSRKTSNLKGAEKKLPTNDAGKEKKIVVEQRNNHGMKKTEGNSSQGEGELSRKNDAPFNNGHNAEAKTANQNSDSDDSNNSRSPTHKRRSRNSPRSRPSPSPNRIPSGSPPRNTGEKSRGRLSRSPSGSPVRKAPEPSTTNHDGGLSKSTSPNGNAKRIRKGRGFTDRFAFARRYRTPSPERSLRNSYSNDRRDTYRSNRDRYSSYRNFSERPPRRHFRSPPRGGSPPRNRSRRSRSRSISRSPGGYRGHTRDRSRSPSRSPVDRPPVSDRLKSRLGPRIGDQHSPDRGRLKSRSRSPRPSHSRSPDATPKRRNRTPRSPSRSISSSPPAQRGLVSYDDISP; translated from the exons ATGAGCAAGAAAAAGAACCCTCGTGTCTTCTTAGATGTATCAATTGATAGGGCCCCTGTGGAACAAATTGTTATTGAG CTTTTTGCTGATGTTGTTCCCAAGACAGCAGAGAATTTTAGGGCTCTCTGTACAG GTGAGAAGGGCATTGGAAAATCTACAGGCAAACCTCTCCATTACAAAGGATCAACATTCCATCGAGTAATAAAAGGATTTATGGCACAG GGTGGTGACTTTTCAAATGGAAATG GCACTGGTGGAGAAAGTATTTATGGAGGAAAGTTTGCAG atgaaaattttaaattgaagcATGATGGACCTGGTCTTCTGTCTATGGCAAATGCTGGTCCAAACACAAATGGTTCCCAGTTCTTTATAATCTTCAGGCACCAGCCTCATCTCGATGG GAAACATGTTGTTTTTGGAAAAGTTGTGAAGGGAATGGATGTAGTTGAGAAAACTGAGAAAGTGGGAACTGCAGATGGAAAACCTTTAGAAACCGTGAAGATTGTGGATTGTGGTGAATTCTCAGAAATTAAAATCCCTGTTGCaacagagaaagagaaagagaaag GTAAAAAGAGGAAATCAGGAAAGGTTTCATCCTCTGAGGATAGTTCTGATGAGGAAGCTAGAGGAAGGCGTAaaaaatccttgaaggaaagaactaagAGAAGAAAATATTCTTCATCTGACTCCTACAGCTCAGAGTCTGAGTCAGATTCTTTAGATTCTGATTCTGATTCTTCTCTATCTGACTCAAGTTCGTCTGGTGATGGAAGGCGCAGGAAGAGGAAATCTGTTAAAAAAGGTAAGCACCAGCGTTCAAGGAAAAGAAGAGAtggaaaaaaagagaggaagagcaGGCGGCATTCCAAACGATCAAGGCGCAAGTCAAAACG GAGATCGGAAAGTTCAAGTGATACAGAAAGTGAGAGTTCTAGAAGCAGCAGAAGCAGTTCTGATGATGATAAAGATGGTCCTCATGTTTCTTCCCGTAAAACCAGTAACTTAAAAGGTGCAGAAAAAAAACTTCCAACCAATG ATgcgggaaaagaaaaaaaaattgttgtcgAACAGAGGAACAATCATGGTATGAAGAAAACTGAGGGCAACTCATCTCAAGGAGAAGGTGAATTATCTCGAAAGAATGATGCACCTTTCAACAACGGGCATAATGCAGAAGCTAAAACTGCTAATCAGAACTCCGACTCAGATGATTCGAACAACTCCAG AAGTCCGACTCACAAAAGGAGGTCAAGAAATAGCCCTAGGAGCAGGCCAAGCCCAAGTCCTAATAGAATTCCTAGTGGAAGTCCTCCGAGGAATACTGGTGAGAAAAGTAGAGGAAGGCTTTCTAGGAGTCCATCGGGTAGCCCTGTCCGCAAAGCTCCTGAACCTTCTACTACCAATCATGACGGGGGTTTGTCAAAAAGCACTTCTCCAAATGGAAATGCAAAGCGCATTAGGAAAGGGCGTGGCTTCACTGACCGCTTTGCCTTTGCACGTCGTTACCGTACTCCATCTCCTGAGCGTTCACTCCGTAATTCCTATAGTAATGATCGAAGAGACACTTACAGAAGTAACCGGGATAG GTACTCAAGCTATAGAAATTTTTCTGAGCGCCCACCTCGTAGACATTTCCGAAGCCCACCAAGAGGCGGAAGCCCTCccag aaacagGAGCAGGAGAAGTCGAAGTAGGAGCATTTCCCGCAGCCCTGGTGGTTACCGTGGCCATACTAGGGACCGCAGCCGCAGCCCTAGTCGTAGTCCAGTAGATCGACCTCCTGTAAGTGATAGACTAAAGTCCCGCCTTGGACCCCGAATTGGTGATCAGCACTCTCCAGACAGAGGTAGGCTTAAGTCCAGGTCGAGAAGCCCGAGGCCCTCTCATTCCAGATCTCCAGATGCTACACCTAAGCGTCGTAATCGAACTCCTAGGTCTCCCAGTAGGTCAATATCAAGCTCCCCACCTGCTCAGAGGGGGTTGGTTTCATATGATGATATCAGTCCTTAA
- the LOC103423083 gene encoding calmodulin-like protein 11, giving the protein MAEALTEGQIAEFQEAFCLIDKDSDGLISLEELATVIQSLDQRPSKEEIRDMINEIGGDGNGTIDFEEFLNIMSRKMKENAAEELKEAFKVFDRDQDGYISAFELRQVMINLGERLSDEEVEQMIREADLDGDGLVSYEEFARMMLLC; this is encoded by the exons ATGGCAGAGGCATTGACAGAAGGTCAGATTGCTGAGTTCCAGGAAGCCTTCTGCCTCATCGACAAGGATTCAGATG GACTTATTAGCTTGGAAGAACTAGCTACAGTGATCCAGTCACTGGATCAACGTCCCTCAAAAGAAGAAATCCGGGACATGATTAATGAGATTGGTGGTGATGGAAATGGGACCATAGATTTTGAAGAGTTCTTGAATATTATGTCAAGAAAGATGAAG GAAAATGCTGCTGAGGAGCTCAAAGAAGCCTTCAAAGTATTTGACAGAGACCAAGATGGCTACATTTCAGCCTTTgag TTGAGACAAGTGATGATAAATTTGGGAGAAAGATTGAGTGATGAAGAGgttgaacaaatgatcagaGAAGCTGATTTGGATGGTGATGGTCTAGTTAGCTATGAAGAATTTGCAAGGATGATGCTGCTCTGTTga
- the LOC103448926 gene encoding uncharacterized protein: MAASESNHVDELSRCKNHNIRSPGPLLRGPVRAGPPDDPSSGPYVLVFRDPKAWANAYRACESKIVEQCEAGARIACAVSASEKCKPPWWRAMIGQKVTDLKQREQCEEREMEGCLTAAKEKCGGFAKEKFLKPFREARIAGVNVKQVERLVCWGTLADPSTWLNLIGLEKLGVLGSANYRAGELFGSDSEVDRVLAVGI; the protein is encoded by the coding sequence ATGGCGGCTTCCGAATCGAACCATGTCGACGAGCTCAGCCGCTGCAAGAACCATAATATTCGATCGCCCGGACCATTACTCCGTGGGCCTGTTCGGGCAGGGCCACCCGACGATCCGTCATCCGGTCCGTACGTCCTGGTGTTTCGCGACCCAAAAGCTTGGGCGAACGCGTACAGAGCCTGCGAGTCCAAGATCGTCGAGCAGTGCGAGGCCGGTGCCAGGATCGCGTGCGCCGTTAGCGCATCGGAAAAGTGTAAGCCCCCGTGGTGGCGAGCTATGATTGGCCAGAAAGTCACAGACTTGAAGCAGAGGGAACAGTGCgaggagagagaaatggagggGTGTTTGACGGCGGCGAAAGAGAAGTGCGGCGGGTTCGCGAAGGAAAAGTTCTTGAAACCCTTCAGAGAAGCGAGGATTGCAGGGGTGAATGTGAAGCAGGTTGAGAGATTGGTCTGCTGGGGGACTCTGGCGGATCCGAGTACGTGGCTCAACTTGATTGGATTGGAAAAATTGGGGGTTTTGGGTTCAGCGAATTATAGGGCTGGTGAATTGTTTGGTTCGGATAGTGAGGTTGATCGTGTTTTGGCGGTGGGAATTTGA
- the LOC103430176 gene encoding peptidyl-prolyl cis-trans isomerase CYP63-like isoform X1, whose product MSKKKNPRVFLDVSIDRAPVEQIVIELFADVVPKTAENFRALCTGEKGIGKSTGKPLHYKGSTFHRVIKGFMAQGGDFSNGNGTGGESIYGGKFADENFKLKHDGPGLLSMANAGPNTNGSQFFIIFRHQPHLDGKHVVFGKVVKGMDVVEKTEKVGTADGKPLETVKIVDCGEFSEIKIPVATEKEKEKGKKRKSGKVSSSEDSSDEEARGRRKKSLKERTKRRKYSSSDSYSSESESDSLDSDSDSSLSDSSSSGDGRRRKRKSVKKGKHQRSRKRRDGKKERKSRRHSKRSRRKSKRRSESSSDTESESSRSSRSSSDDDKDGPHVSSRKTSNLKGAEKKLPTNDAGKEKKIVVEQRNNHGMKKTEGNSSQGEGELSRKNDAPFNNGHNAEAKTANQNSDSDDSNNSSRSPTHKRRSRNSPRSRPSPSPNRIPSGSPPRNTGEKSRGRLSRSPSGSPVRKAPEPSTTNHDGGLSKSTSPNGNAKRIRKGRGFTDRFAFARRYRTPSPERSLRNSYSNDRRDTYRSNRDRYSSYRNFSERPPRRHFRSPPRGGSPPRNRSRRSRSRSISRSPGGYRGHTRDRSRSPSRSPVDRPPVSDRLKSRLGPRIGDQHSPDRGRLKSRSRSPRPSHSRSPDATPKRRNRTPRSPSRSISSSPPAQRGLVSYDDISP is encoded by the exons ATGAGCAAGAAAAAGAACCCTCGTGTCTTCTTAGATGTATCAATTGATAGGGCCCCTGTGGAACAAATTGTTATTGAG CTTTTTGCTGATGTTGTTCCCAAGACAGCAGAGAATTTTAGGGCTCTCTGTACAG GTGAGAAGGGCATTGGAAAATCTACAGGCAAACCTCTCCATTACAAAGGATCAACATTCCATCGAGTAATAAAAGGATTTATGGCACAG GGTGGTGACTTTTCAAATGGAAATG GCACTGGTGGAGAAAGTATTTATGGAGGAAAGTTTGCAG atgaaaattttaaattgaagcATGATGGACCTGGTCTTCTGTCTATGGCAAATGCTGGTCCAAACACAAATGGTTCCCAGTTCTTTATAATCTTCAGGCACCAGCCTCATCTCGATGG GAAACATGTTGTTTTTGGAAAAGTTGTGAAGGGAATGGATGTAGTTGAGAAAACTGAGAAAGTGGGAACTGCAGATGGAAAACCTTTAGAAACCGTGAAGATTGTGGATTGTGGTGAATTCTCAGAAATTAAAATCCCTGTTGCaacagagaaagagaaagagaaag GTAAAAAGAGGAAATCAGGAAAGGTTTCATCCTCTGAGGATAGTTCTGATGAGGAAGCTAGAGGAAGGCGTAaaaaatccttgaaggaaagaactaagAGAAGAAAATATTCTTCATCTGACTCCTACAGCTCAGAGTCTGAGTCAGATTCTTTAGATTCTGATTCTGATTCTTCTCTATCTGACTCAAGTTCGTCTGGTGATGGAAGGCGCAGGAAGAGGAAATCTGTTAAAAAAGGTAAGCACCAGCGTTCAAGGAAAAGAAGAGAtggaaaaaaagagaggaagagcaGGCGGCATTCCAAACGATCAAGGCGCAAGTCAAAACG GAGATCGGAAAGTTCAAGTGATACAGAAAGTGAGAGTTCTAGAAGCAGCAGAAGCAGTTCTGATGATGATAAAGATGGTCCTCATGTTTCTTCCCGTAAAACCAGTAACTTAAAAGGTGCAGAAAAAAAACTTCCAACCAATG ATgcgggaaaagaaaaaaaaattgttgtcgAACAGAGGAACAATCATGGTATGAAGAAAACTGAGGGCAACTCATCTCAAGGAGAAGGTGAATTATCTCGAAAGAATGATGCACCTTTCAACAACGGGCATAATGCAGAAGCTAAAACTGCTAATCAGAACTCCGACTCAGATGATTCGAACAACTCCAG CAGAAGTCCGACTCACAAAAGGAGGTCAAGAAATAGCCCTAGGAGCAGGCCAAGCCCAAGTCCTAATAGAATTCCTAGTGGAAGTCCTCCGAGGAATACTGGTGAGAAAAGTAGAGGAAGGCTTTCTAGGAGTCCATCGGGTAGCCCTGTCCGCAAAGCTCCTGAACCTTCTACTACCAATCATGACGGGGGTTTGTCAAAAAGCACTTCTCCAAATGGAAATGCAAAGCGCATTAGGAAAGGGCGTGGCTTCACTGACCGCTTTGCCTTTGCACGTCGTTACCGTACTCCATCTCCTGAGCGTTCACTCCGTAATTCCTATAGTAATGATCGAAGAGACACTTACAGAAGTAACCGGGATAG GTACTCAAGCTATAGAAATTTTTCTGAGCGCCCACCTCGTAGACATTTCCGAAGCCCACCAAGAGGCGGAAGCCCTCccag aaacagGAGCAGGAGAAGTCGAAGTAGGAGCATTTCCCGCAGCCCTGGTGGTTACCGTGGCCATACTAGGGACCGCAGCCGCAGCCCTAGTCGTAGTCCAGTAGATCGACCTCCTGTAAGTGATAGACTAAAGTCCCGCCTTGGACCCCGAATTGGTGATCAGCACTCTCCAGACAGAGGTAGGCTTAAGTCCAGGTCGAGAAGCCCGAGGCCCTCTCATTCCAGATCTCCAGATGCTACACCTAAGCGTCGTAATCGAACTCCTAGGTCTCCCAGTAGGTCAATATCAAGCTCCCCACCTGCTCAGAGGGGGTTGGTTTCATATGATGATATCAGTCCTTAA
- the LOC103413350 gene encoding 2-methyl-6-phytyl-1,4-hydroquinone methyltransferase, chloroplastic-like, whose protein sequence is MVSAMLNGAENLTLVRAITPNGLSFNGSDLHGKQFLKTGFASATRISKSCGRISVPRCSSSGNSISAPRPASQPRFIQHKKEAFWFYRFLSIVYDHVINPGHWTEDMRDEALEPAELTDRRMIVVDVGGGTGFTTLGIVKHVDAKNVTILDQSPHQLAKAKQKEPLKECKIIEGDAEDLPFRTDYADRYVSAGSIEYWPDPQRGIKEAYRVLKLGGKACVIGPVYPTYWLSRFFADVWMLFPKEEEYSEWFQKAGFKNVQLKRIGPKWYRGVRRHGLIMGCSVTGVKPASGDSPLQLGPKAEDVTKPVNPWTLFVRFMLGVMAAAYYVLVPIYMWIKDKIVPKGQPI, encoded by the exons ATGGTCTCTGCGATGCTCAATGGAGCTGAGAATCTCACCCTCGTCAGAGCAATAACCCCAAACGGGCTGAGTTTCAACGGGTCGGATCTTCACGGGAAGCAGTTTCTGAAAACGGGGTTTGCTTCAGCCACAAGAATTTCCAAATCTTGTGGTAGAATCAGTGTGCCCAGATGCAGCAGCAGCGGCAACAGCATCTCGGCTCCTAGGCCGGCTTCTCAGCCGAGGTTTATTCAGCACAAGAAGGAGGCTTTCTGGTTCTACAGATTCCTCTCAATTGTGTATGACCATGTTATAAACCCCGGGCATTGGACTGAGGACATGAGGGATGAAGCGCTCGAGCCGGCTGAGCTCACTGATCGGAGGATGATTGTGGTGGATGTTGGTGGCGGCACGGGGTTCACCACTCTGGGGATTGTGAAGCATGTGGATGCTAAGAATGTCACCATTCTTGACCAGTCACCCCATCAGCTTGCCAAGGCTAAGCAGAAGGAGCCCTTGAAGGAGTGCAAGATTATTGAGGGGGATGCTGAGGACCTCCCTTTTCGAACTGATTACGCTGATCGATATGTATCTGCTGGGAG CATCGAGTACTGGCCAGACCCGCAGCGTGGCATCAAGGAAGCATACAGGGTCTTAAAACTCGGAGGAAAAGCATGCGTAATTGGTCCTGTGTACCCAACATATTGGTTATCTCGCTTCTTTGCCGATGTATGGATGCTCTTCCCAAAGGAGGAAGAGTACAGTGAGTGGTTCCAGAAGGCAGGGTTTAAAAATGTCCAGCTGAAAAGAATTGGCCCGAAATGGTATCGTGGGGTTCGCCGCCATGGATTGATCATGGGATGTTCTGTAACAGGCGTTAAGCCTGCTTCCGGGGATTCTCCTTTACAG CTTGGTCCGAAAGCAGAGGACGTGACAAAGCCGGTGAACCCATGGACGTTATTCGTGCGGTTCATGTTGGGTGTCATGGCAGCAGCATACTATGTACTGGTGCCTATATACATGTGGATCAAAGATAAAATTGTACCCAAAGGCCAACCAATCTGA